One stretch of Candidatus Abyssobacteria bacterium SURF_5 DNA includes these proteins:
- a CDS encoding 2,3-diphosphoglycerate synthetase translates to MKALFLIDGEHYIPVNRDGISSVARSRGYEATAAAFIGGMEKIGTPEDLKALGLPVTIEKDPFTAITAAIERHRPDIVVDLSDEPVVSSRRRFEFANLIISHDIPYEGADFRFDPPRYETVCKKPSLSVGGTGKRVGKTALAAFVARALNGQENVRASFTPCIVTMGRGGPPQPEVIEGGKIRLTPEHLLAESRRGKHAASDHYEDALMTRLTTVGCRRCGGGFSGVVFVSVVPEGAKVANELPCDFIVFEGSGASMPPVATDAWIMAVGANQAIEYITGYMGPYRIRKSDLCVLTMCEEPLADKQKIAEMEAAIYRVNPSIRLVKTIFRPKPLEEIGGERVVLTTTAPPAAGEKIRESLEREYRCDVVAMSHHLSHRPKLREDLAAVLATEKPTVLLTEVKAAAIDVVTAIGLEAGLRVVYADNIPIPLEGEPDLSESVLHVAHSAVQRFTAKEAR, encoded by the coding sequence ATGAAAGCGTTATTCCTCATCGACGGAGAGCACTATATCCCTGTTAATCGAGACGGCATTTCTTCGGTGGCGCGCAGCCGCGGGTATGAGGCTACGGCGGCCGCATTTATCGGAGGCATGGAGAAGATCGGGACGCCGGAGGATTTGAAAGCGCTGGGGCTGCCCGTCACCATCGAGAAGGACCCGTTTACAGCCATAACGGCGGCAATCGAACGGCACCGGCCGGACATCGTTGTCGACTTGAGCGACGAGCCGGTCGTCAGCAGCCGCAGGCGCTTCGAGTTCGCCAATTTGATCATTTCACACGACATCCCGTATGAGGGCGCCGATTTTCGATTCGACCCCCCGCGGTATGAAACCGTGTGCAAGAAGCCCTCGCTTTCTGTGGGCGGCACAGGCAAGCGCGTGGGCAAGACGGCGCTGGCCGCATTCGTCGCCCGCGCCTTGAACGGGCAAGAGAATGTTCGAGCGTCGTTTACTCCGTGCATCGTCACCATGGGGCGCGGCGGCCCTCCTCAGCCGGAGGTGATCGAAGGCGGGAAAATCCGGCTGACGCCGGAGCATCTGCTGGCGGAAAGCAGGAGAGGCAAGCATGCGGCAAGCGACCACTATGAGGACGCCCTGATGACGCGGCTGACCACCGTCGGATGCCGCAGATGCGGCGGCGGTTTTTCGGGGGTGGTCTTTGTTTCGGTCGTTCCGGAAGGCGCGAAGGTGGCGAATGAACTGCCGTGCGATTTCATTGTGTTCGAGGGCAGCGGTGCGTCCATGCCCCCCGTTGCGACGGATGCGTGGATCATGGCGGTCGGCGCGAACCAGGCGATCGAATACATCACCGGCTATATGGGGCCGTATCGCATTCGTAAGAGCGACCTGTGCGTCCTGACCATGTGCGAGGAGCCGTTGGCCGATAAACAGAAGATCGCCGAAATGGAAGCCGCCATCTACCGGGTGAATCCTTCGATCCGGCTCGTGAAAACCATCTTCCGGCCGAAGCCGCTCGAGGAAATCGGGGGAGAGAGGGTTGTCCTTACGACGACCGCGCCGCCGGCTGCCGGAGAGAAGATCCGCGAGAGTCTGGAGCGGGAATACCGGTGCGATGTAGTGGCCATGAGTCATCATCTTTCACATCGACCGAAGCTGCGGGAGGATCTTGCCGCGGTTCTCGCGACAGAGAAGCCTACTGTCCTGTTGACGGAAGTAAAAGCAGCCGCGATCGACGTCGTCACTGCGATCGGCCTTGAGGCCGGCCTGCGCGTCGTATACGCGGATAATATACCGATTCCGTTGGAAGGCGAACCCGACCTGTCTGAATCGGTCCTTCATGTGGCCCATTCGGCTGTTCAACGATTTAC
- a CDS encoding 2-phosphoglycerate kinase codes for MSAQKNMYPMVVSKSLSFPFSKGILSQALIAIGMKPNEAYKVAEKIEARLLKRKSPRIEKDQLKRVVYNELRREHGPDLAKKYLEWKKITSSLVVKEGSSGVPFSKGILSQSLQAAGIEPNISHSLAVTIEKTLLRRESLEVTRTELRDLTVGTLRRKYGSAYANRYLLWRRLKKPARPLIILIGGTAGTGKSTIGVELAHRLGITRVISTDSVREVMRIMFSTELMPTIHKSSFDAWRAYDWPRGIKDDVVIAAFMEQALRVSAGVYALMDRALNEKISTILDGVHLVPGFIKRDYGGDALVCKLVITTEDEDVHRERFLIRSEQTSTRSADKYLKNFEAIRRIQDFIVLQAHMHGVPVFDNESFDQTVTTIVKYLTDLIKNHDRTYLHMAK; via the coding sequence ACCCGATGGTGGTCAGCAAGAGCCTGAGTTTCCCGTTTTCGAAGGGGATTCTGTCGCAGGCGCTGATCGCGATCGGAATGAAGCCGAACGAGGCTTACAAGGTGGCCGAGAAGATTGAGGCACGGCTGCTCAAGCGCAAGTCGCCTCGCATCGAGAAGGATCAGCTTAAGCGCGTGGTTTACAATGAACTGCGACGCGAACACGGGCCTGATCTCGCGAAAAAGTATCTGGAATGGAAGAAGATCACGTCTTCGCTCGTGGTGAAAGAAGGAAGTTCCGGAGTTCCGTTCTCGAAAGGGATTTTGTCGCAATCGTTGCAGGCGGCGGGGATAGAACCGAATATCTCGCATTCGCTGGCCGTCACCATTGAGAAAACGCTGCTTCGCCGGGAGAGTCTGGAGGTGACGCGAACGGAGTTGCGGGACCTCACCGTCGGGACTCTGCGCAGGAAGTACGGGTCGGCCTATGCCAATCGATATCTGCTGTGGCGGCGGCTGAAGAAGCCCGCGCGTCCCCTCATCATCCTGATCGGCGGCACAGCCGGAACCGGCAAGTCCACAATCGGGGTGGAACTCGCGCACCGGCTCGGGATCACCCGGGTCATCTCGACCGATTCGGTTCGCGAGGTCATGCGGATCATGTTTTCCACCGAGTTAATGCCCACGATTCACAAGTCTTCCTTCGATGCCTGGCGGGCTTATGACTGGCCAAGGGGCATCAAGGATGACGTCGTTATTGCCGCCTTCATGGAACAGGCCTTGCGCGTGTCGGCTGGTGTATACGCTCTGATGGATCGCGCCTTGAACGAAAAAATCAGCACAATTCTCGACGGCGTTCATCTTGTGCCGGGCTTCATAAAGCGCGATTACGGCGGCGATGCGCTCGTGTGCAAACTCGTCATTACGACAGAGGACGAGGACGTTCATCGCGAACGTTTTCTTATTCGCAGCGAGCAGACTTCCACTCGCAGCGCTGACAAGTACCTGAAGAACTTTGAGGCGATCAGAAGAATTCAGGATTTCATTGTGTTACAGGCGCACATGCACGGCGTGCCCGTTTTCGACAACGAAAGCTTCGACCAGACCGTGACCACTATCGTCAAATACCTTACGGACTTGATCAAGAACCACGATAGAACGTACCTTCATATGGCGAAATGA